One window from the genome of Asterias amurensis chromosome 12, ASM3211899v1 encodes:
- the LOC139945532 gene encoding uncharacterized protein codes for MGNQSGTSRLKLTYFKNRSDRDRRHGETRYTSIPSHWYKQSWVPRYKDVYKEIQKLFDIDETISLQLSWNDPERKEAVNFNTDDELFEAIRRMDADNDYLVIDAHVRCADKEEIAGSNANANDGIAGYNPQMKTKAPVKQGIAESNANAKLHEDIFRIASSRDDGFVHLHVKVGLLTPLIWFVVGLTVGVVIASWLFSK; via the exons ATGGGGAATCAGAGTGGCACAAGTCGTTTGAAATTAACATACTTCAAGAACCGTTCGGATCGAGATAGAAGGCATGGAGAAACCCGCTATACTTCCATACCTAGCCATTGGTATAAACAAAGTTGGGTCCCCCGTTATAAAGATGTGTATAAGGAGATACAAAAGCTGTTCGACATAGATGAAACCATCTCTCTTCAACTGTCCTGGAACG atcCGGAAAGGAAAGAAGCCGTGAATTTCAACACAGATGATGAGCTGTTTGAAGCCATTCGTCGAATGGATGCTGACAACGATTATTTGGTCATAGATGCACATGTAAGAT GTGCGGATAAGGAAGAGATCGCCGGGTCCAACGCCAACGCTAACGATGGTATTGCTGGGTACAATCCTCAGATGAAGACAAAAG CTCCGGTCAAACAAGGAATTGCGGAGTCCAACGCCAATGCTAAGCTACATGAAGACATTTTTCGAATCGCATCGTCGAGAGACGATGGATTTGTTCATCTTCATGTAAAGGTGGGACTATTGACACCTCTCATCTGGTTTGTTGTTGGTCTCACTGTTGGAGTAGTTATTGCATCATggttgttttcaaaataa
- the LOC139945029 gene encoding emopamil-binding protein-like, whose amino-acid sequence MEPTASLSASTLPSLAFAALLFIVSIVVGYGLGRKLPTVDRLVVVWLVYDALTHFILEGAFLYYSMVATVQTSDGFLTDLWKEYSRADSRWGESDPTIVSLEILTVVVDGVLAVVLIYAILAKKHYRHYVQIVLCVCESYGGWMTFCPEWLTGSPSLDTSNALFLWVYLVFFNGIWVVIPGALMWQSWVSLRDQHAKLEGRAKGKRK is encoded by the exons ATGGAGCCTACTGCATCCCTATCAGCAAGCACCCTTCCAAGCCTTGCCTTTGCTGCACTTCTCTTTATTGTGTCCATCGTTGTTGGGTACGGACTTGGACGAAAGCTCCCCACCGTTGACCGCTTGGTTGTTGTATGGCTCGTGTATGACGCCCTTACACATTTCATTTTG GAAGGTGCGTTTCTCTATTATTCCATGGTTGCTACTGTGCAGACATCAGATGGGTTCCTAACTGATTTGT ggAAGGAATATTCCAGGGCCGATTCTCGTTGGGGTGAGTCGGATCCGACAATCGTCTCGTTGGAAATACTGACGGTGGTTGTAGATGGAGTTCTAGCTGTTGTCTTGATTTACGCAATCCTAGCCAAGAAACACTACAGGCATTACGTACAGATTGTACTCTGCGTGTGTGAAAGTTACGGCG GTTGGATGACGTTCTGTCCAGAGTGGTTGACCGGTAGCCCGAGCCTGGACACCAGCAATGCACTGTTTCTTTGGGTCTACCTGGTCTTCTTCAATGGCATCTGGGTTGTGATACCCGGCGCCCTCATGTGGCAGTCCTGGGTTAGTCTACGAGACCAGCACGCCAAGCTTGAGGGGCGTGCCAAGGGAAAAAGAAAGTAG